A window of Lagenorhynchus albirostris chromosome 11, mLagAlb1.1, whole genome shotgun sequence contains these coding sequences:
- the TMEM19 gene encoding LOW QUALITY PROTEIN: transmembrane protein 19 (The sequence of the model RefSeq protein was modified relative to this genomic sequence to represent the inferred CDS: inserted 1 base in 1 codon), with translation MTIFLRNARYFPPQVFILLFFMTDLDHNXIQKYIEMITNIVILSLIICISLAFWIMSMTASTYYGNLQPISPWRWLFSVFVPVLIVSNGFKKKSLNHSGALGGLVVGFILTVANFSFFTSLLMFFLSSSRLTKWRGETKKRLDSEYKEGGQRNWIQVFCNGAVPTELALLYMIENGPGEIPIDFSKQHTASWMCLSLLAALACSAGDTWASEVGTVLSKSPPRLITTWEKVPVGTNGGVTMVGLASSLLGGTFVGIAYFLTQLVFVNDLDISAPQWPIIAFGGLAGLLGSIVDSYLGATMQFSGLDESTGMVVSSPANEVKYIAGKPILDNNAVNLFSSVLVALLLPTAAAWGFWPRQ, from the exons ATGACTATTTTTCTCAGAAACGCGAGATATTTCCCCCCCCAGGTGTTCATACTGTTATTTTTCATGACAGATCTTGACcaca acatacaaaaatacataGAGATGATAACTAATATAGTTATATTGAGTCtgatcatttgcatttctttagctTTCTGGATTATGTCTATGACTGCAAGCACCTATTATG GTAACTTACAGCCTATTTCTCCTTGGCGTtggctgttttcagtttttgttccCGTTTTGATCGTCTCTAatggctttaaaaagaaaagtctaaaTCATAGTGGGGCTTTAGGAG GGCTCGTGGTTGGATTTATCCTAACCGTTGCAAATTTCAGCTTTTTCACCTCTTTgctgatgttttttctttcttcctcaagaCTCACTAAATGGAGGGGAGAAACAAAGAAACGTCTAGATTCAGAATACAAGGAAG GTGGGCAGAGGAATTGGATTCAGGTATTCTGTAATGGAGCTGTGCCCACAGAGCTGGCCCTGCTATACATGATAGAAAATGGCCCTGGGGAAATCCCAATAGATTTTTCCAAGCAGCACACTGCTTCTTGGATGTGTTTGTCTCTCTTGGCTGCACTGGCCTGCTCTGCTGGAGACacatgggcttcagaagttgGCACTGTTCTGAGTAAAAGCCCACCGAGGCTGATAACAACCTGGGAGAAAGTTCCAGTAG GGACCAACGGAGGAGTTACGATGGTGGGCCTTGCCTCCAGTCTCCTTGGAGGGACCTTTGTGGGCATTGCATACTTCCTCACGCAGTTGGTTTTTGTTAATGATTTAGACATTTCTGCTCCTCAGTGGCCAATTATTGCATTTGGGGGTCTGGCTGGATTACTAGGATCAATTGTGGATTCGTATTTAGGAGCTACCATGCAATTTAGTG GTTTGGATGAAAGCACTGGCATGGTGGTCAGCAGCCCAGCGAATGAGGTGAAGTACATAGCAGGGAAACCCATTCTTGATAACAATGCCGTGAATCTGTTTTCTTCTGTCCTTGTCGCCCTCTTGCTCCCAACAGCAGCTGCTTGGGGTTTTTGGCCCAGacagtga